Below is a genomic region from Chitinivibrionia bacterium.
TGTTTTCGGGAATTTTTGCGTTTACCCTGTTTATTGTCTCTTTTACGTCTATTGTTATAGGTGCGCGCGAGGCTTTTCCCGCGATTCTTGCGCTGACTTTATTTATTGTCGCCGAGAAAAACATTATTTGGCAATTCGGGGATAATTTTTCCGCCACTTTCGATACGTCGCTCACAAATCCCATATCGGTCATTCTGTCGGTTTCGTCGATTACGCAGATTTCGGCGGCGCTTATTACAAGTTCGCCTCTCTGAACGAGTTCGGCGGCTCTGCCGGGAGTGGCGATTACTATGTCCGTTCCCGAACGCAATTCTTGCAACTGCGCGGAAATTCCCGATTTTCCTACGATTGTCGTTATTTTTAAGCCGAGCAAATCCGAAAGTTTCAGCGCAAAATCTCTCGTTTGAAACGCCAATTCGGTTGTCGGCGAAAGAATTAACGCGCGAATTTTCCCGCTTGCCGTTTTTCGCGGTCGTTTTACGATGAAATCTATAATAGGTATCAGAAACGCCGCGGTTTTTCCTGTTCCCGTCGGAGCGCAGGCAATAATGTCTCGCCCTTCAATCGCCAACGGAATTGCTTTTGTCTGCACAGCTGTCGGACTTGCATAGCCCGTGGAAAATACAGCCGAAAGAACTGATTTTTCTATGCCGAAATCTTCAAACTTACTCATTTTTGCGTATTTTGCGAACTTTTATTTAGGGTCTTCTGTGCCGAGCAACACATCAACGTTCAACAAAAGCGAAACTATTCC
It encodes:
- a CDS encoding DEAD/DEAH box helicase is translated as MSKFEDFGIEKSVLSAVFSTGYASPTAVQTKAIPLAIEGRDIIACAPTGTGKTAAFLIPIIDFIVKRPRKTASGKIRALILSPTTELAFQTRDFALKLSDLLGLKITTIVGKSGISAQLQELRSGTDIVIATPGRAAELVQRGELVISAAEICVIDETDRMTDMGFVSDVSKVAEKLSPNCQIMFFSATINKVSARIAGKASRAPITIDVKETINRVNAKIPENIIINSVFAEKDKKRKALLFMLGELKNQKVIVFTDSKANAEAISKEITQKGFECACLHSDKTLTQRNYITEKFDKGNVKILVATDIAARGLDFSGLDAVISLNVPSSATLFVHRAGRCGRMGKAGKVFSFCEAKDRQKWYEIMNETECKSEIFYYHPFHSDKIETMTAEEARKLAQQQNAKRQQNASDKNDPKTKRR